Proteins encoded together in one Hylaeus volcanicus isolate JK05 chromosome 3, UHH_iyHylVolc1.0_haploid, whole genome shotgun sequence window:
- the LOC128873247 gene encoding probable phospholipid-transporting ATPase IA isoform X2, whose translation MDGTPPQDNGVRSSFSSTSGRASDGKQEQSGPYIIGSPIDLGNIDNVDNIGLRINPISNARRRTREHIELQDSGPVESSSEANNNMEIASSKVIQWYNELRSQLHLYLHAQNLGPIRAENGGSQGDDQRFSRQSDNNEERVVFINAPHQPAKYKNNRISTAKYSFLSFIPMFLFEQFRRYSNCFFLFIALMQQIPDVSPTGRYTTLVPLIFILSVSALKEIVEDIKRHRADDEINMREVEVLRNSQWQWIQWRNVAVGDVVKVHNNNFFPADLILLSSSEPQGMSFIETANLDGETNLKIRQAHPDTASLLDTAELMNFHANIQCESPNRHLYEFHGVLRETNKQSVALGPDQVLLRGAMLRNTRWVFGVVIYTGHDTKLMQNNTTTAPLKRSTLDRLTNTQILMLFFILLLLCLLSAVCNVLWTKAKIDGLWYLGLQEETTKNFAFNLLTFIILFNNLIPISLQVTLEVVRFVQATFINMDIEMYHAETDTPAMARTSNLNEELGMVNYVFTDKTGTLTKNVMEFKRCSIGGKVYDLPNPSYDNGDGSNINSELVKDIVEGRLVQDSPRPGDKKIANHAMVLHEFMIMLSVCHTVIPEKIDDTIIYHAASPDERALVDGARKFNYVFDTRTPSYVEVIALGERLRFEVLNVIEFTSARKRMSLIIKTPEGKIKLLCKGADSIIYERLCPAPVENSDPDQISLDDFRDATLEHLEMFATEGLRTLCFAIADIPDNFYQWWRETYHNATISMGNREKMIENAANLIETKLRLLGATAIEDQLQDQVPETIQSLLQADINVWVLTGDKQETAINIGYSCRLITHGMPLYIINESSLDKTREVIIQRCLDFGIDLKCQNEVALIIDGNTLEYALSCDIRMDFLDLCSSCKVVICCRVSPMQKAEVVDLITSNKKAVTLAIGDGANDVAMIQKAHIGVGISGVEGLQAACASDYSIAQFRFLKRLLFVHGSWNYSRMCKLILYSFYKNICLYVIELWFAIYSGWSGQILFERWSIGLYNVVFTAAPPLAMGLFDKVCSAETHLAHPGLYATKNTGESSFNIKVFWVWIINALLHSSLLYWLSLMALKEDVIWGNGRDGGYIVLGNFVYTYVVVTVCGKAGLIINSWTWVTHLATWGSILLWFLFIFIYSNFWPALNVGAVMVGNDRMLFSSPVFWLGLVLIPLAVLLLDVTVKAVKNTVWKSVTAAARENEIRKSDPGDIFNSHDYRSSRSKSRSWRRWLIWCWTAICSPRRRNKIRLHPFVPRNYWFTNLPEHHPPAHFRTLSP comes from the exons ATGGACGGTACGCCTCCGCAAGACAACGGTGTTCGTAGCAGTTTCTCATCCACTAGCGGCCGTGCCAGCGACGGGAAGCAAGAACAATCCGGGCCCTACATAATCGGTAGTCCCATCGACCTGGGAAACATCGATAACGTCGATAACATCGGCCTACGCATAAACCCGATATCGAACGCACGACGAAGGACACGCGAGCACATCGAGCTACAGGACTCTGGACCGGTCGAATCGAGTTCCGAAG CAAACAACAACATGGAAATAGCGAGTTCTAAGGTGATACAATGGTACAACGAACTCAGATCTCAACTTCATCTTTATTTGCACGCTCAAAATC TTGGTCCAATAAGAGCGGAAAATGGAGGATCTCAAGGTGACGATCAGCGCTTCTCGCGACAGAGCGACAACAATGAAGAGAGGGTGGTTTTTATTAATGCCCCGCATCAACCCgcgaaatacaaaaataatcgcATTTCCACCgcgaaatattcatttctttcgtttataCCTATGTTCctttttgaacaatttcgCCGGTACAGTAATTGTTTCTTCCTGTTCATTGCCCTTATGCAG caAATACCAGATGTGTCACCAACAGGACGATACACAACTTTGgttccattaatttttattcttagtGTATCTGCATTGAAAGAGATAGTGGAAGACATT AAAAGGCATAGAGCAGATGATGAAATAAACATGAGAGAAGTGGAAGTTTTGAGAAATAGTCAATGGCAGTGGATCCAATGGCGAAATGTTGCAGTAGGTGATGTTGTTAAG GTCCACAACAACAATTTCTTCCCTGCCGATTTAATCTTGTTGTCATCATCGGAGCCACAAGGTATGTCTTTCATAGAGACTGCCAATTTGGATGGAGAAACAAACTTGAAGATTCGGCAAGCCCATCCTGACACTGCCAGTCTCTTGGATACCGCggaattaatgaattttcatgCGAATATCCAATGTGAATCACCGAATAGACATCTGTATGAATTTCATGGAGTGTTACGAGAAACTAATAAACA GAGCGTAGCTCTGGGACCCGATCAGGTATTGCTTCGTGGTGCAATGCTAAGGAATACGCGTTGGGTGTTTGGTGTTGTAATCTATACAGGACATGATACTAAACTTATGCAAAACAATACCACAACCGCTCCTTTAAAAAGATCCACATTAGACAGACTGACCAATACCCAAATACTCATGTTATTCTTTATACTTCTTTTACTGTGCCTTCTATCCGCAGTGTGTAACGTTTTGTGGACAAAAGCTAAGATCGACGGATTGTGGTATTTAGGTTTACAAG aggaaACAACTAAAAACTTTGCTTTTAATCTtctaacatttattattttatttaacaatttaataccAATTTCGCTGCAAGTTACATTAGAAGTTGTAAGATTTGTTCAAGCCACGTTTATTAATATGGACATTGAAATGTATCATGCGGAAACGGATACTCCCGCAATGGCTCGTACAAGTAATCTTAACGAAGAACTTGGTATGGTTAACTATGTCTTTACTGATAAAACTGGAACActtacaaaaaatgtaatggAATTTAAACGATGTTCGATTGGCGGCAAGGTGTACGA TTTGCCAAATCCTTCATATGATAATGGAGATGGTAGTAATATTAACAGTGAACTAGTTAAAGATATTGTTGAAGGACGATTAGTGCAAGATTCTCCTCGTCCTGGTGATAAGAAAATTGCAAACCATGCAATGGTACTGCATGAGTTTATGATTATGCTTTCAGTGTGTCATACTGTTATTCCtgaaaaaattgatgataCTATAATTTATCATGCTGCGTCTCcag ATGAAAGGGCACTAGTAGATGGAGcacgtaaatttaattacgtgtTCGATACTAGAACGCCGAGTTATGTGGAAGTAATAGCACTGGGTGAAAGACTTCGATTCGAAGTATTAAACGTGATAGAATTCACGTCGGCTAGAAAAAGAATGTCGCTGATTATAAAAACGCcagaaggaaaaattaaactcCTTTGCAAAGGAGCAGATTCCATTATTTACGAAAGACTATGCCCAGCTCCCGTAGAAAATAGTGATCCGGATCAGATTAGTTTAGACGACTTCCGAGATGCGACTTTGGAACATTTAGAAATGTTCGCAACTGAAGGTTTAAGGACGCTTTGTTTTGCTATTGCTGACATACctgacaatttttatcaa TGGTGGCGTGAAACTTATCATAATGCAACAATCAGTATGGGAAATcgtgaaaaaatgattgagaATGCTGCAAATcttattgaaacaaaattaagatTATTAGGAGCCACTGCTATTGAAGATCAATTACAGGATCAG GTACCGGAGACAATACAATCTCTTTTACAAGCTGATATTAATGTGTGGGTACTGACTGGAGATAAACAGGAAACTGCCATTAATATTGGCTACTCTTGTAGATTGATTACTCATGGAATGCCATTGTACATCATTAATGAGTCGTCGTTAGAT AAAACAAGAGAGGTTATAATACAACGCTGTCTCGATTTTGGGATTGATTTAAAATGTCAAAATGAAGTAGCACTTATTATAGATGGAAATACACTAGAATATGCATTATCCTGTGATATTAGAATGGACTTTCTGGATTTATGTTCGTCTTGTAAAGTCGTTATTTGTTGTAGAGTTTCGCCGATGCAGAAAGCTGAG GTAGTTGATTTGATTACAAGTAATAAGAAAGCCGTAACGCTTGCAATTGGAGATGGCGCAAATGATGTAGCCATGATTCAGAAAGCCCATATTGGTGTGG GAATTTCTGGCGTTGAAGGTCTTCAAGCAGCATGTGCTTCTGACTATTCTATCGCACAGTTTCGTTTTCTGAAACGCCTATTGTTTGTACATGGTTCTTGGAACTATAGTAGGATGTGTAAACTGATATTATACtcgttttacaaaaatatctgtCTGTATGTTATTGAATTGTGGTTCGCTATTTATTCCGGCTGGTCCGGACAGATTCTTTTTGAAAGATGGTCTATAGGACTTTACAATGTT GTCTTTACAGCAGCACCTCCATTAGCTATGGGACTTTTTGATAAAGTATGTTCCGCGGAAACGCATTTAGCTCACCCGGGACTGTATGCTACTAAGAATACTGGAGAATCGTCATTTAATATTAag GTGTTTTGGGTATGGATCATTAATGCTTTACTACATTCATCTCTCCTCTACTGGTTATCGTTAATGGCTCTAAAGGAAGATGTAATATGGGGAAACGGTAGAGACGGTGGATACATCGTCTTGGGAAATTTTGTGTATACT TATGTTGTAGTGACGGTATGCGGAAAGGCgggattaataataaattcttggACGTGGGTCACTCATTTAGCAACGTGGGGATCTATTTTGCTTTggttcttatttatttttatatatag TAATTTCTGGCCTGCATTAAATGTGGGTGCCGTAATGGTAGGCAATGATAGAATGCTGTTTTCTTCGCCTGTCTTTTGGTTGGGTTTGGTACTTATACCGTTAGCAGTATTGCTTCTGGATGTTACCGTTAAAGC AGTGAAAAATACGGTGTGGAAGTCCGTCACCGCGGCAGCCAGAGAAAACGAGATCAGAAAGTCGGACCCTGGAGACATATTCAACAGTCACGACTACAGAAGCTC GAGGTCGAAGTCACGTTCGTGGAGGCGATGGTTAATTTGGTGTTGGACCGCGATCTGTTCGCCACGAAGGCGAAATAAAATCAGACTCCACCCATTTGTTCCGCGCAATTACTGGTTCACCAATCTTCCAGAGCACCATCCGCCTGCACATTTCCGTACTCTATCTCCCTAA
- the LOC128873247 gene encoding probable phospholipid-transporting ATPase IA isoform X7 has product MDGTPPQDNGVRSSFSSTSGRASDGKQEQSGPYIIGSPIDLGNIDNVDNIGLRINPISNARRRTREHIELQDSGPVESSSEANNNMEIASSKVIQWYNELRSQLHLYLHAQNLGPIRAENGGSQGDDQRFSRQSDNNEERVVFINAPHQPAKYKNNRISTAKYSFLSFIPMFLFEQFRRYSNCFFLFIALMQQIPDVSPTGRYTTLVPLIFILSVSALKEIVEDIKRHRADDEINMREVEVLRNSQWQWIQWRNVAVGDVVKVHNNNFFPADLILLSSSEPQGMSFIETANLDGETNLKIRQAHPDTASLLDTAELMNFHANIQCESPNRHLYEFHGVLRETNKQSVALGPDQVLLRGAMLRNTRWVFGVVIYTGHDTKLMQNNTTTAPLKRSTLDRLTNTQILMLFFILLLLCLLSAVCNVLWTKAKIDGLWYLGLQEETTKNFAFNLLTFIILFNNLIPISLQVTLEVVRFVQATFINMDIEMYHAETDTPAMARTSNLNEELGMVNYVFTDKTGTLTKNVMEFKRCSIGGKVYDLPNPSYDNGDGSNINSELVKDIVEGRLVQDSPRPGDKKIANHAMVLHEFMIMLSVCHTVIPEKIDDTIIYHAASPDERALVDGARKFNYVFDTRTPSYVEVIALGERLRFEVLNVIEFTSARKRMSLIIKTPEGKIKLLCKGADSIIYERLCPAPVENSDPDQISLDDFRDATLEHLEMFATEGLRTLCFAIADIPDNFYQWWRETYHNATISMGNREKMIENAANLIETKLRLLGATAIEDQLQDQVPETIQSLLQADINVWVLTGDKQETAINIGYSCRLITHGMPLYIINESSLDKTREVIIQRCLDFGIDLKCQNEVALIIDGNTLEYALSCDIRMDFLDLCSSCKVVICCRVSPMQKAEVVDLITSNKKAVTLAIGDGANDVAMIQKAHIGVGISGVEGLQAACASDYSIAQFRFLKRLLFVHGSWNYSRMCKLILYSFYKNICLYVIELWFAIYSGWSGQILFERWSIGLYNVVFTAAPPLAMGLFDKVCSAETHLAHPGLYATKNTGESSFNIKVFWVWIINALLHSSLLYWLSLMALKEDVIWGNGRDGGYIVLGNFVYTYVVVTVCGKAGLIINSWTWVTHLATWGSILLWFLFIFIYSNFWPALNVGAVMVGNDRMLFSSPVFWLGLVLIPLAVLLLDVTVKAVKNTVWKSVTAAARENEIRKSDPGDIFNSHDYRSSPVHAIADLARYESTAS; this is encoded by the exons ATGGACGGTACGCCTCCGCAAGACAACGGTGTTCGTAGCAGTTTCTCATCCACTAGCGGCCGTGCCAGCGACGGGAAGCAAGAACAATCCGGGCCCTACATAATCGGTAGTCCCATCGACCTGGGAAACATCGATAACGTCGATAACATCGGCCTACGCATAAACCCGATATCGAACGCACGACGAAGGACACGCGAGCACATCGAGCTACAGGACTCTGGACCGGTCGAATCGAGTTCCGAAG CAAACAACAACATGGAAATAGCGAGTTCTAAGGTGATACAATGGTACAACGAACTCAGATCTCAACTTCATCTTTATTTGCACGCTCAAAATC TTGGTCCAATAAGAGCGGAAAATGGAGGATCTCAAGGTGACGATCAGCGCTTCTCGCGACAGAGCGACAACAATGAAGAGAGGGTGGTTTTTATTAATGCCCCGCATCAACCCgcgaaatacaaaaataatcgcATTTCCACCgcgaaatattcatttctttcgtttataCCTATGTTCctttttgaacaatttcgCCGGTACAGTAATTGTTTCTTCCTGTTCATTGCCCTTATGCAG caAATACCAGATGTGTCACCAACAGGACGATACACAACTTTGgttccattaatttttattcttagtGTATCTGCATTGAAAGAGATAGTGGAAGACATT AAAAGGCATAGAGCAGATGATGAAATAAACATGAGAGAAGTGGAAGTTTTGAGAAATAGTCAATGGCAGTGGATCCAATGGCGAAATGTTGCAGTAGGTGATGTTGTTAAG GTCCACAACAACAATTTCTTCCCTGCCGATTTAATCTTGTTGTCATCATCGGAGCCACAAGGTATGTCTTTCATAGAGACTGCCAATTTGGATGGAGAAACAAACTTGAAGATTCGGCAAGCCCATCCTGACACTGCCAGTCTCTTGGATACCGCggaattaatgaattttcatgCGAATATCCAATGTGAATCACCGAATAGACATCTGTATGAATTTCATGGAGTGTTACGAGAAACTAATAAACA GAGCGTAGCTCTGGGACCCGATCAGGTATTGCTTCGTGGTGCAATGCTAAGGAATACGCGTTGGGTGTTTGGTGTTGTAATCTATACAGGACATGATACTAAACTTATGCAAAACAATACCACAACCGCTCCTTTAAAAAGATCCACATTAGACAGACTGACCAATACCCAAATACTCATGTTATTCTTTATACTTCTTTTACTGTGCCTTCTATCCGCAGTGTGTAACGTTTTGTGGACAAAAGCTAAGATCGACGGATTGTGGTATTTAGGTTTACAAG aggaaACAACTAAAAACTTTGCTTTTAATCTtctaacatttattattttatttaacaatttaataccAATTTCGCTGCAAGTTACATTAGAAGTTGTAAGATTTGTTCAAGCCACGTTTATTAATATGGACATTGAAATGTATCATGCGGAAACGGATACTCCCGCAATGGCTCGTACAAGTAATCTTAACGAAGAACTTGGTATGGTTAACTATGTCTTTACTGATAAAACTGGAACActtacaaaaaatgtaatggAATTTAAACGATGTTCGATTGGCGGCAAGGTGTACGA TTTGCCAAATCCTTCATATGATAATGGAGATGGTAGTAATATTAACAGTGAACTAGTTAAAGATATTGTTGAAGGACGATTAGTGCAAGATTCTCCTCGTCCTGGTGATAAGAAAATTGCAAACCATGCAATGGTACTGCATGAGTTTATGATTATGCTTTCAGTGTGTCATACTGTTATTCCtgaaaaaattgatgataCTATAATTTATCATGCTGCGTCTCcag ATGAAAGGGCACTAGTAGATGGAGcacgtaaatttaattacgtgtTCGATACTAGAACGCCGAGTTATGTGGAAGTAATAGCACTGGGTGAAAGACTTCGATTCGAAGTATTAAACGTGATAGAATTCACGTCGGCTAGAAAAAGAATGTCGCTGATTATAAAAACGCcagaaggaaaaattaaactcCTTTGCAAAGGAGCAGATTCCATTATTTACGAAAGACTATGCCCAGCTCCCGTAGAAAATAGTGATCCGGATCAGATTAGTTTAGACGACTTCCGAGATGCGACTTTGGAACATTTAGAAATGTTCGCAACTGAAGGTTTAAGGACGCTTTGTTTTGCTATTGCTGACATACctgacaatttttatcaa TGGTGGCGTGAAACTTATCATAATGCAACAATCAGTATGGGAAATcgtgaaaaaatgattgagaATGCTGCAAATcttattgaaacaaaattaagatTATTAGGAGCCACTGCTATTGAAGATCAATTACAGGATCAG GTACCGGAGACAATACAATCTCTTTTACAAGCTGATATTAATGTGTGGGTACTGACTGGAGATAAACAGGAAACTGCCATTAATATTGGCTACTCTTGTAGATTGATTACTCATGGAATGCCATTGTACATCATTAATGAGTCGTCGTTAGAT AAAACAAGAGAGGTTATAATACAACGCTGTCTCGATTTTGGGATTGATTTAAAATGTCAAAATGAAGTAGCACTTATTATAGATGGAAATACACTAGAATATGCATTATCCTGTGATATTAGAATGGACTTTCTGGATTTATGTTCGTCTTGTAAAGTCGTTATTTGTTGTAGAGTTTCGCCGATGCAGAAAGCTGAG GTAGTTGATTTGATTACAAGTAATAAGAAAGCCGTAACGCTTGCAATTGGAGATGGCGCAAATGATGTAGCCATGATTCAGAAAGCCCATATTGGTGTGG GAATTTCTGGCGTTGAAGGTCTTCAAGCAGCATGTGCTTCTGACTATTCTATCGCACAGTTTCGTTTTCTGAAACGCCTATTGTTTGTACATGGTTCTTGGAACTATAGTAGGATGTGTAAACTGATATTATACtcgttttacaaaaatatctgtCTGTATGTTATTGAATTGTGGTTCGCTATTTATTCCGGCTGGTCCGGACAGATTCTTTTTGAAAGATGGTCTATAGGACTTTACAATGTT GTCTTTACAGCAGCACCTCCATTAGCTATGGGACTTTTTGATAAAGTATGTTCCGCGGAAACGCATTTAGCTCACCCGGGACTGTATGCTACTAAGAATACTGGAGAATCGTCATTTAATATTAag GTGTTTTGGGTATGGATCATTAATGCTTTACTACATTCATCTCTCCTCTACTGGTTATCGTTAATGGCTCTAAAGGAAGATGTAATATGGGGAAACGGTAGAGACGGTGGATACATCGTCTTGGGAAATTTTGTGTATACT TATGTTGTAGTGACGGTATGCGGAAAGGCgggattaataataaattcttggACGTGGGTCACTCATTTAGCAACGTGGGGATCTATTTTGCTTTggttcttatttatttttatatatag TAATTTCTGGCCTGCATTAAATGTGGGTGCCGTAATGGTAGGCAATGATAGAATGCTGTTTTCTTCGCCTGTCTTTTGGTTGGGTTTGGTACTTATACCGTTAGCAGTATTGCTTCTGGATGTTACCGTTAAAGC AGTGAAAAATACGGTGTGGAAGTCCGTCACCGCGGCAGCCAGAGAAAACGAGATCAGAAAGTCGGACCCTGGAGACATATTCAACAGTCACGACTACAGAAGCTC GCCTGTGCATGCCATCGCCGACCTCGCGAGGT ACGAAAGCACTGCTAGTTAA